A portion of the Streptomyces sp. NBC_01335 genome contains these proteins:
- a CDS encoding DUF2786 domain-containing protein encodes MSANEATLAKIRAILAKAEDPAATPEEAETYFAKAAALMSKYGVERAMLAEADPSTDKPSTRTIILKGSYLLDRVQLLNNVTMALGGQTVRWRVYDWESGKYAQNVEVHAFESTLDRVEMLFTSLLLQAFNGMKQGAPAWGESTTAYRKSWLAGFSQSVYHRLTRSEEIAAAQATRELGGRSAELVLSSREDTIRAQFKAAHPKVRMAAKRRLTGSGWSEGKAAGQRADLGDSRVTSGRRRAVSA; translated from the coding sequence ATGTCTGCCAACGAGGCAACCCTCGCGAAGATCCGCGCCATCCTCGCCAAGGCCGAAGACCCGGCCGCGACTCCGGAGGAAGCGGAGACGTACTTCGCGAAGGCTGCCGCCCTGATGTCGAAGTACGGCGTCGAGCGGGCGATGCTCGCCGAGGCCGACCCGTCTACGGACAAGCCGTCCACCCGGACCATCATTCTCAAGGGCTCGTACCTCCTCGACCGCGTGCAGCTCCTCAACAACGTGACCATGGCGCTCGGCGGACAGACCGTCCGCTGGCGCGTCTACGACTGGGAGTCGGGCAAGTACGCCCAGAACGTTGAGGTTCACGCCTTCGAATCGACGCTCGACCGCGTCGAGATGCTGTTCACGTCGCTTCTGCTCCAGGCGTTCAACGGCATGAAGCAGGGCGCCCCCGCGTGGGGGGAGTCCACGACCGCCTACCGCAAGTCCTGGCTGGCGGGCTTCTCCCAGTCCGTTTACCACCGTCTGACGCGATCCGAAGAAATCGCGGCAGCGCAGGCTACCCGCGAACTCGGGGGCCGCTCGGCCGAGCTGGTTCTCTCCAGCCGCGAGGACACCATTCGTGCACAGTTCAAGGCCGCGCATCCCAAGGTGCGCATGGCCGCTAAGCGTCGGCTCACCGGCTCGGGTTGGTCGGAGGGCAAGGCCGCCGGTCAGCGTGCGGATCTCGGCGACTCCCGTGTGACCTCCGGTCGTCGTCGGGCGGTCTCGGCGTGA